One genomic segment of Candidatus Eisenbacteria bacterium includes these proteins:
- a CDS encoding cob(I)yrinic acid a,c-diamide adenosyltransferase: MSISTGRGDGGETDLQGGRRVPKDHLRIEVCGQFDELAAGLGLVRAHLPGSLSETKSDLGRVQDDLLSMGAVISKQPVPGSETLWPEADRSIARLEKRINELEAKLPRLRQFIRPAGPPAAAFLHSSRTLCRRAERRLISLHREEPVPPGIIIYLNRLSDLLFLWAREVHLILKDPEEPWENPAPLS; encoded by the coding sequence ATGAGCATTTCAACAGGACGGGGTGACGGCGGGGAAACCGACCTCCAGGGAGGTCGCCGGGTTCCCAAGGATCATCTCAGGATAGAGGTCTGCGGGCAATTCGATGAACTCGCCGCAGGCCTCGGCCTTGTCAGAGCTCACCTGCCGGGATCTCTATCGGAAACCAAATCCGACCTGGGGCGGGTTCAGGATGATCTCCTGAGCATGGGCGCCGTGATCTCCAAACAACCGGTACCCGGTTCGGAAACCCTCTGGCCGGAAGCGGATCGATCCATCGCGAGGCTCGAGAAACGTATTAACGAGTTGGAGGCCAAACTCCCGCGGCTGCGGCAGTTCATCCGCCCAGCCGGCCCGCCCGCCGCCGCCTTCCTCCACAGCAGCCGGACCCTCTGCCGCCGGGCTGAGCGGCGTCTCATCTCCCTCCATCGGGAGGAACCGGTTCCCCCCGGCATCATCATCTATCTCAACCGATTGAGTGATTTGCTCTTTCTCTGGGCTCGTGAGGTTCATCTCATCCTGAAAGATCCGGAAGAGCCATGGGAAAATCCGGCACCCTTATCCTAA
- a CDS encoding vitamin B12-dependent ribonucleotide reductase has translation MASSREGVEICRTGKGLTFRRLFTKEGLHPFDTITWDIRSATLTNESGEVIFDQKNVEVPEFWSQMATNVVVSKYFRGALGTPQREKSVKQMIGRVANTIADWGIRDGYFDRESDASAFRDELHYLLVTQHTSFNSPVWFNVGIEAKPQCSACFILSVKDTMDSILEWYRKEGMIFKHGSGSGVNASPIRSSREPLSGGGTPSGPVSFMRAADASAGVIKSGGKTRRAAKMVVLNADHPDIEEFVVCKWKEEEKAHKLIEAGYNPSIDGDAYSSVFFQNANNSVRVSDEFMRRALNDEDWELKAVTTGERIERIKAKELLRLISEAAWHCGDPGIQFDTTINDWHTCPNSGRINASNPCSEYMHLDDSACNLASINLTKFLDEDGNFLIEQFRHAVRVMIIAQDILVDNASYPTAKITQNSRDCHQLGLGFANLGALLMTLGLPYDSDEGRAWAATITALMSGHAYEVSGELAEKLGPYPAFAKNSEPQIRVIRKHRYQLDKINARLVPSELLASATEAWDNAISLAETAGVRNSQVTVLAPTGTIAFMMDCDTTGVEPDIALVKYKKLVGGGMLKIVNQTVPHALERLGYSPETVGSILKYIDEQGTIEGSPEVKSEHLPVFDCAFQPINGKRFIDYMGHLHMMSAVQPFISGAISKTVNLPETATVDEIAQTYIEAWKLGLKSVAIYRDGSKSVQPLTTGKDSKSSTREQPRVPYRRQLPEERQALTHKFTIGGHKGYLTVGMFEDGTPGEIFIVMSKEGSTLSGVMDSFATTISLSLQYGVPLRVLVRKFSHVRFEPSGMTTHPDIRFAKSVVDYIFRWLALKFLPEDEANRFKVKHTESNHGQNNNGGSRDIDGLLGESSTFLQDNPTFVAQSDAPICTDCGSMMIRSASCYKCLNCGSSSGCS, from the coding sequence ATGGCTTCATCCAGGGAAGGAGTCGAGATCTGTCGGACGGGGAAGGGCTTAACCTTCCGGCGCCTTTTTACAAAAGAGGGGTTACACCCTTTTGATACAATAACCTGGGACATCCGTTCCGCCACATTGACCAATGAATCCGGCGAGGTCATCTTTGACCAAAAGAATGTCGAAGTGCCGGAGTTCTGGTCGCAGATGGCGACAAATGTTGTGGTTTCAAAATATTTTCGCGGCGCGCTGGGAACGCCGCAACGCGAGAAAAGCGTCAAGCAGATGATCGGCAGGGTTGCGAACACGATCGCTGATTGGGGCATTCGCGATGGGTATTTCGACAGAGAAAGTGATGCCTCGGCCTTCCGGGATGAGTTGCACTATCTTCTGGTCACCCAGCACACCTCTTTCAACTCGCCGGTTTGGTTCAATGTCGGCATTGAAGCCAAACCGCAATGTTCAGCCTGTTTTATCCTCTCTGTAAAAGACACCATGGATTCCATTTTGGAGTGGTATCGCAAAGAGGGAATGATTTTCAAACACGGTTCGGGATCAGGTGTGAACGCCTCCCCGATCCGCTCCTCGAGGGAACCCCTTTCAGGCGGCGGCACACCCTCCGGACCGGTCTCCTTTATGCGCGCCGCCGACGCCTCCGCCGGAGTGATCAAGTCGGGCGGAAAAACGCGACGGGCCGCGAAGATGGTGGTGCTTAACGCCGATCATCCTGACATCGAGGAGTTTGTCGTCTGTAAGTGGAAGGAGGAGGAGAAAGCCCATAAGTTGATCGAAGCCGGATACAATCCCTCGATCGACGGCGATGCTTACAGCTCGGTCTTTTTTCAAAACGCCAACAATTCCGTCCGCGTCTCAGATGAATTCATGCGACGCGCCCTCAACGATGAGGATTGGGAATTGAAGGCGGTCACCACGGGTGAGCGGATTGAACGGATTAAGGCGAAGGAACTTCTTCGTCTCATCTCCGAGGCGGCTTGGCACTGCGGCGATCCGGGCATCCAATTCGATACCACGATCAATGATTGGCATACATGCCCCAATTCGGGCCGAATCAACGCCAGCAATCCCTGTTCGGAGTATATGCATCTCGATGACTCGGCCTGTAATCTCGCCAGCATCAACCTGACCAAGTTCCTGGATGAGGATGGAAACTTCCTTATTGAACAGTTCCGGCATGCGGTGCGGGTGATGATCATCGCGCAGGATATCCTTGTCGATAACGCATCGTATCCCACGGCGAAGATCACGCAAAATTCACGGGATTGCCACCAACTGGGTTTAGGCTTCGCGAATCTAGGCGCCCTGCTGATGACGCTGGGGCTGCCCTATGATTCCGATGAAGGGCGCGCTTGGGCGGCGACAATCACCGCCTTGATGAGCGGCCATGCCTACGAAGTATCGGGTGAGCTGGCGGAGAAACTCGGTCCCTATCCGGCTTTTGCCAAGAACAGCGAACCTCAGATCCGGGTTATTCGGAAACACCGGTACCAACTCGATAAGATCAATGCGCGGCTCGTTCCCAGCGAACTTCTCGCCTCGGCGACCGAAGCCTGGGACAACGCCATTTCACTCGCTGAAACCGCCGGTGTCCGCAATTCGCAGGTTACCGTGTTGGCGCCCACCGGCACGATCGCCTTCATGATGGATTGCGACACGACCGGCGTCGAACCGGACATAGCCTTGGTTAAGTACAAGAAACTGGTCGGCGGTGGAATGTTGAAGATCGTAAATCAGACCGTACCCCACGCCCTCGAAAGACTGGGTTATTCTCCTGAAACGGTGGGCTCGATTCTGAAGTATATCGATGAACAAGGAACCATCGAGGGGAGCCCGGAGGTGAAATCGGAACACCTCCCTGTCTTCGACTGCGCTTTCCAGCCCATCAACGGCAAGCGTTTCATCGATTATATGGGACATCTCCATATGATGAGCGCGGTGCAGCCCTTCATCAGCGGCGCCATCAGTAAAACGGTGAATCTCCCTGAAACAGCGACGGTGGACGAGATCGCCCAGACCTACATCGAGGCTTGGAAGCTTGGATTGAAATCGGTTGCCATTTACAGGGACGGTTCCAAATCGGTCCAACCTCTAACAACCGGGAAGGACAGCAAGAGCAGCACGCGTGAACAGCCTCGCGTTCCTTATCGCCGCCAACTGCCGGAAGAGCGCCAGGCCCTGACACATAAATTTACAATCGGTGGGCACAAGGGATATCTGACGGTCGGAATGTTCGAGGATGGGACACCGGGAGAAATCTTCATCGTCATGTCCAAAGAAGGTTCAACACTCTCAGGAGTCATGGATTCCTTCGCCACGACCATCTCCCTCTCTCTTCAGTACGGTGTGCCCCTGAGGGTCTTGGTGAGAAAGTTCAGCCATGTCCGCTTTGAGCCTTCCGGGATGACGACTCACCCGGATATTCGGTTTGCAAAATCGGTCGTGGATTATATTTTCCGGTGGCTCGCCTTGAAATTCCTGCCGGAAGATGAAGCCAACCGATTCAAGGTCAAACATACCGAGTCGAATCACGGACAGAACAACAACGGCGGATCCCGGGACATCGACGGTCTTCTTGGGGAGAGCTCCACTTTCCTACAGGACAATCCGACCTTTGTCGCTCAATCCGACGCGCCGATCTGCACCGATTGCGGCTCCATGATGATCCGCAGCGCTTCCTGCTATAAATGTTTAAACTGCGGAAGCTCCAGTGGTTGTTCATGA
- a CDS encoding LysR family transcriptional regulator codes for MQIESLKIFCDVIETQSFSRAASLNGISQSAVSQQIRGLEEKYRKRLIERGKRNLAPTEAGRIFYEGAKEIQDRFRVMENRLQILSQIITGSLKVATIYSVGLHELPPYITEFIKRYPSASIHVEYTRVNKIYDDLIGNVVDLGIVAYPVGRPGIEVLPFKSDELVLICHPDHPMANEVAIDIKLLSGLNFVGFEKDIPTRRSIDRLLRAAHVNVRMVMELDNIETIKRAVEIDAGVSIVPSATVQNEQKAKTLKVVRLEGDDFERPLGVLVKRGRERSQVIEKFISLLQSGPINR; via the coding sequence ATGCAGATTGAATCCCTGAAGATTTTTTGTGATGTCATAGAAACTCAAAGCTTCTCACGTGCGGCCAGTCTCAATGGTATCTCCCAATCCGCGGTCAGTCAGCAGATCCGGGGACTCGAAGAGAAATACCGGAAGCGGCTGATCGAAAGGGGAAAAAGAAACCTGGCTCCCACAGAGGCCGGCCGGATTTTCTACGAAGGGGCCAAGGAGATCCAAGATCGTTTTCGAGTGATGGAGAACCGGTTGCAAATCCTGAGCCAGATCATCACGGGCTCACTGAAAGTCGCCACGATCTATAGTGTGGGGCTCCACGAACTCCCCCCTTACATCACGGAATTCATCAAGCGGTATCCCTCCGCATCCATCCATGTAGAATATACAAGGGTTAACAAGATCTATGACGATCTCATTGGCAATGTTGTTGATCTGGGGATTGTCGCCTATCCGGTCGGCCGTCCCGGCATTGAGGTCCTTCCCTTCAAATCAGATGAACTGGTGTTGATCTGCCATCCGGATCACCCCATGGCCAATGAAGTCGCCATCGACATAAAGTTGTTGAGCGGGCTTAACTTCGTCGGTTTTGAGAAGGATATTCCAACGAGACGATCTATTGACCGCCTGCTCCGCGCCGCCCATGTGAATGTCAGAATGGTCATGGAGTTAGACAATATTGAGACCATCAAGCGGGCCGTGGAAATCGATGCAGGTGTAAGCATCGTGCCTTCAGCCACGGTTCAAAACGAGCAAAAGGCGAAAACCCTTAAGGTGGTTCGACTGGAAGGCGATGACTTCGAGCGCCCCTTGGGCGTCCTGGTAAAGCGGGGTCGTGAGAGAAGCCAAGTCATTGAGAAGTTTATTTCGCTGCTGCAATCCGGCCCCATCAATCGATAG
- the mtaB gene encoding tRNA (N(6)-L-threonylcarbamoyladenosine(37)-C(2))-methylthiotransferase MtaB: MRSKIPPKKSYGDEVRESVHGCPGRGGTFTVYALGCRVNQEEMECLRSQLLAAGYKERPFGDPVDLTIINTCTVTAAGDRDGRKLLRKARRFSPQGRIVATGCTAQRDPGALDDLQVADLILGNREKGNLALYRGLLADPSPEGETTVPATGILVDDDPSPQCFLTHAPGFSTARTRATLKIQDGCNGHCTYCIIPAVRGPSISRPWKEILSEAGGLIARGAREIVLTGINTGSYGWEARPGAETDLASLAERLAGLAGLERIRLASVEPGYVTPRLLDLMTRMRSLCPHLHVPLQSGDDEILKRMGRPYRTGEFADLVRRIRAVTPRITLGTDIIVGFPGETEDHFRRTLCFVKEQDFSYLHVFSYSPRPGTPAERLEGTVADGEKTRRSRLLRDLDSHLRRGHMALRKGSQDRILVESSHHGAGDGLTADYLRVVLNEGAAGSGEMMDVVIGEPVDDHHVRGIIPHGM, translated from the coding sequence ATGAGATCCAAAATCCCACCCAAGAAATCTTACGGTGATGAGGTCCGGGAATCGGTACACGGATGCCCCGGTCGGGGTGGGACTTTTACTGTTTATGCCTTGGGCTGCCGGGTGAATCAGGAAGAAATGGAGTGCCTGCGATCACAGCTCCTCGCCGCCGGATATAAAGAGAGACCATTCGGTGACCCCGTCGATCTGACGATCATCAACACCTGCACGGTCACCGCCGCCGGTGATCGTGACGGCCGGAAGTTGCTTCGGAAAGCCCGGCGTTTTTCGCCCCAGGGTCGTATTGTCGCGACCGGGTGCACCGCACAGCGAGATCCCGGTGCTCTCGATGATCTTCAGGTCGCCGATTTGATTTTGGGCAATCGGGAAAAGGGGAATCTCGCTCTCTACCGCGGACTTTTGGCGGATCCCTCCCCTGAAGGAGAAACGACGGTCCCAGCAACCGGCATCCTTGTGGATGACGACCCCAGCCCGCAATGTTTTCTGACCCATGCGCCCGGTTTCTCGACGGCGCGGACACGAGCCACTCTCAAGATTCAAGACGGATGTAATGGACATTGCACCTATTGCATTATTCCGGCAGTCCGGGGGCCATCGATCAGCCGTCCCTGGAAAGAGATTCTCTCCGAGGCCGGGGGCCTGATCGCCCGGGGAGCGAGGGAGATTGTCCTGACCGGGATCAATACAGGTTCCTACGGATGGGAGGCCCGGCCGGGCGCCGAAACCGATTTGGCTTCCTTGGCGGAGAGGCTGGCGGGGCTTGCCGGCCTGGAGAGGATCCGGCTGGCTTCCGTCGAGCCGGGATATGTGACGCCGCGGCTTCTCGATCTCATGACCCGGATGAGGTCTCTTTGTCCCCACCTGCATGTGCCCCTTCAGTCAGGCGACGACGAGATTCTCAAGAGGATGGGGAGACCTTACCGCACAGGGGAATTCGCCGATCTTGTGAGGCGGATCAGAGCGGTCACGCCGAGGATCACACTGGGGACCGACATCATTGTTGGATTTCCAGGGGAGACGGAAGATCATTTTCGTAGAACGCTTTGTTTTGTTAAAGAGCAGGATTTCTCCTATCTGCATGTCTTCTCTTATTCTCCCCGGCCGGGCACGCCGGCGGAGCGCCTCGAGGGAACCGTCGCGGATGGGGAGAAAACCCGGCGCAGCCGCCTCCTAAGAGATTTGGATTCCCATCTCCGGCGGGGTCATATGGCGTTAAGGAAGGGATCCCAGGACCGGATTTTGGTGGAGAGCTCGCATCATGGAGCGGGGGATGGCCTGACGGCGGACTATCTCCGCGTCGTGCTGAACGAGGGGGCGGCTGGATCAGGCGAGATGATGGATGTTGTCATCGGCGAGCCGGTCGACGACCACCATGTGCGGGGTATCATACCGCACGGAATGTGA
- the miaB gene encoding tRNA (N6-isopentenyl adenosine(37)-C2)-methylthiotransferase MiaB, whose translation MKKGAFYVETYGCLMNVADSELVSGILEEAGYAAAADLDSADIILVNTCAIRENPEEKVIQRLMQLALRKRMRPDLILGIIGCVPKHIGPAISESLAGVDLILGPDSYSRLPQLIERSAVEIQIDLGMDPQETFDRHSPKRTSGVNAWITVMRGCDRFCSYCVVPYARGREKCVSCERILDVTARAAAEGHPSITLLGQTVNTYRDGDIDFAALLGKVAQIDGVARVRFTSPHPIDFATEVFEVMARERALCPHIHLPLQSGSDRMLERMNRGYTRAQYLNLVEEIRRIVPNMALSTDVIVGFPEETPGDFQETLNLMREVRFDSAFMFKYSERPKTWACRHLTDDIPDEEKGRRLREVIDLQESISKEIYESYIGREVEVLVEGPARRDPGQVQGKSPDFKTVVLAAGAREIKAGDFVKVRIESATSHTLSGVIPG comes from the coding sequence GTGAAGAAGGGCGCCTTCTACGTTGAAACCTACGGCTGCCTGATGAATGTCGCTGACAGTGAGCTGGTCAGTGGAATCCTCGAAGAGGCCGGCTACGCCGCCGCGGCGGATTTGGATTCAGCGGATATCATTTTGGTCAATACCTGCGCCATCCGGGAAAATCCCGAGGAGAAGGTGATTCAGCGTCTGATGCAGTTGGCGCTGCGAAAGCGGATGAGACCCGATCTGATCCTGGGCATCATCGGATGCGTTCCAAAGCATATCGGTCCCGCCATCAGCGAGTCCCTGGCCGGGGTCGATCTGATCCTCGGACCCGATTCCTACAGCCGGCTGCCGCAATTGATCGAACGATCCGCGGTAGAGATACAGATCGACCTCGGTATGGATCCCCAAGAGACATTTGACCGCCACTCCCCGAAGCGGACCAGCGGTGTTAATGCGTGGATCACCGTAATGCGGGGATGCGACCGCTTCTGCTCCTACTGCGTTGTTCCCTATGCGCGGGGGCGGGAGAAATGCGTTTCCTGCGAACGGATTCTGGATGTGACGGCCCGGGCCGCGGCGGAGGGCCATCCGTCGATCACACTTCTAGGCCAGACGGTCAATACCTACCGGGATGGGGATATCGATTTTGCCGCTCTGCTGGGAAAGGTGGCCCAAATCGATGGTGTCGCAAGAGTGAGATTTACATCGCCGCATCCCATCGATTTCGCAACAGAGGTCTTTGAGGTGATGGCCCGGGAACGCGCTCTCTGCCCGCATATCCATCTGCCCCTGCAATCCGGTTCGGATCGGATGCTTGAGCGGATGAACCGGGGGTATACGCGCGCGCAGTATCTGAATCTTGTTGAAGAGATCCGTCGGATCGTACCGAATATGGCCTTGTCGACCGATGTCATTGTCGGATTTCCCGAGGAAACCCCCGGCGACTTTCAAGAGACATTGAACCTCATGCGGGAGGTTCGTTTTGATTCCGCCTTTATGTTCAAGTATTCCGAGAGACCGAAGACATGGGCCTGCCGCCATCTCACCGACGATATACCCGATGAAGAGAAGGGCCGCCGCCTCCGGGAGGTGATCGATCTCCAAGAGTCGATTTCAAAGGAGATCTATGAATCCTACATCGGCCGGGAGGTGGAAGTGCTGGTCGAGGGGCCGGCCCGCAGGGATCCCGGGCAGGTCCAGGGCAAGAGCCCTGACTTCAAGACCGTGGTTCTGGCGGCGGGGGCGCGGGAGATCAAAGCCGGAGATTTTGTGAAAGTCCGGATTGAATCGGCGACATCCCATACCCTCAGCGGGGTAATTCCAGGATAA